Proteins encoded within one genomic window of Candidatus Zixiibacteriota bacterium:
- the metG gene encoding methionine--tRNA ligase: MARPFYVTTPIYYVNDKPHIGHAYTTIAADVLARFHRLAGRESFFLTGTDEHGTKVAEVAEAAGLTEIQFCDRTVATFQKAWEALDVHPDYFVRTTSKRHTDAVIKLLNVMMEAKTEDGRDVVYSDYYEGLYCTGCEKFMTEKELVDGLCPDHLRAPEKLKEKNYFFRLTAFLPELKRRIESGELKILPEERRREVLGLFNQDLPDFSLSRERVKWGIPLPFDKSQVAYVWVDALSNYITAIGYGDDPENFDKWWNKAEVVHLMAKDILKFHCLYWPAMLLAAGLKLPDTIFLHGYFTIDGRKMSKSLGNFIDPNELVAQYGADVTRYLLLTQYPFGVDGDVQVSRFVIQYNSDLANDLGNLVSRVAKLIKTHCDGKLPQPHKGLPGFEELLGQAEALPNSAYEHIKHFRLGQAIGEAMALVKATNKFFNDTAPWILAREGKTAELGGVLYACCEMIRIVTIILSPVLPNKMREIRTALSLDDRDLTLDNARTFYQMEPGTPVKVEQAVFPRMNLPGELKEETPEKAVDEANLIDISEFGKVDLRVAEVLEAERVEGANKLLKLQIDLGSEKRQIVAGIAEFYKPEEIVGKRVAVVTNLKPAVIRGVESRGMLLAAKKGKKLAVLTPDGDLPPGASIG, encoded by the coding sequence TTGGCAAGACCTTTCTACGTAACGACACCGATCTATTACGTTAACGACAAGCCACATATCGGCCATGCCTATACGACTATTGCCGCCGATGTACTCGCCCGGTTTCATCGCCTGGCCGGGCGCGAGAGTTTTTTTCTGACCGGAACCGATGAGCACGGCACGAAAGTGGCCGAAGTAGCCGAAGCGGCCGGTTTGACTGAAATTCAATTCTGTGATCGGACAGTAGCGACTTTCCAGAAAGCCTGGGAAGCACTTGACGTTCATCCCGATTATTTCGTCCGAACGACCAGCAAACGTCACACCGATGCGGTCATCAAACTCCTCAATGTGATGATGGAGGCCAAAACCGAAGACGGTCGTGACGTGGTTTATTCGGATTACTATGAAGGGCTTTATTGTACCGGCTGTGAAAAGTTCATGACCGAGAAAGAGTTGGTGGATGGACTTTGCCCCGATCATTTACGCGCTCCCGAGAAGTTGAAGGAGAAGAATTACTTCTTCCGGTTGACGGCTTTCCTGCCGGAACTTAAACGAAGAATCGAATCGGGTGAGTTGAAAATACTCCCGGAAGAACGACGACGCGAAGTGTTGGGACTGTTCAATCAGGACCTGCCGGATTTTTCTCTTTCGCGCGAGCGGGTGAAGTGGGGAATTCCGCTGCCGTTCGATAAAAGCCAGGTCGCTTATGTCTGGGTCGATGCGCTCTCCAATTATATCACGGCGATTGGTTACGGCGATGATCCCGAGAATTTCGATAAATGGTGGAATAAGGCGGAAGTTGTCCACCTGATGGCTAAGGACATTCTCAAATTCCATTGCCTTTATTGGCCGGCGATGTTGTTGGCGGCGGGATTAAAACTTCCGGATACGATCTTTTTACACGGCTATTTCACGATTGACGGCCGGAAGATGTCAAAGTCGCTCGGGAATTTCATCGATCCCAACGAGCTCGTAGCACAATATGGCGCCGATGTGACCCGTTACCTGCTGTTGACGCAGTATCCGTTCGGAGTGGACGGCGATGTTCAGGTTTCAAGATTCGTGATTCAGTACAACTCCGATCTGGCCAACGATCTCGGCAATCTGGTATCGCGGGTGGCGAAACTTATTAAAACACATTGCGACGGCAAACTGCCGCAACCTCATAAGGGATTACCGGGATTCGAGGAATTGCTCGGACAAGCTGAGGCGTTGCCGAACAGCGCCTACGAACATATCAAGCATTTCCGGTTGGGACAGGCAATCGGAGAAGCTATGGCTCTGGTGAAAGCGACCAACAAGTTCTTCAACGATACCGCTCCGTGGATTCTCGCCAGGGAGGGCAAGACCGCCGAGTTGGGTGGGGTGCTGTATGCCTGCTGTGAGATGATCAGGATCGTGACGATTATCCTGTCGCCCGTACTACCGAACAAAATGCGCGAAATCAGGACGGCGCTGTCGCTAGACGACCGTGACTTGACCCTCGACAACGCCCGGACTTTCTATCAAATGGAACCGGGGACACCGGTGAAGGTGGAGCAAGCGGTTTTCCCGCGCATGAATCTCCCCGGCGAACTGAAAGAAGAGACACCGGAGAAAGCGGTGGACGAGGCGAACCTTATTGACATTTCTGAGTTCGGCAAAGTCGACTTACGGGTAGCTGAAGTGCTCGAGGCGGAACGGGTGGAGGGAGCCAACAAACTGCTCAAGTTGCAAATTGACCTCGGCTCTGAAAAACGTCAGATCGTGGCCGGGATCGCCGAGTTCTACAAGCCGGAGGAAATTGTCGGAAAACGTGTCGCTGTCGTGACGAATCTGAAACCGGCGGTTATTCGAGGCGTGGAATCACGCGGCATGCTCCTGGCGGCTAAAAAGGGGAAGAAGCTGGCGGTGCTTACGCCTGATGGCGACCTTCCGCCGGGTGCTTCCATAGGCTGA
- the ricT gene encoding regulatory iron-sulfur-containing complex subunit RicT: MAELYLVEFKGSRREYFYNTYYHSINQSDYVIVQAERGENIGLVRTQVEQEVDFTDRDRPGSILRPASEEDKATYRELQKKEDEYRDEVIEIIARHGLAMKVVDVELQFDGNKMTVYFTADHRVDFRELVKDLAARYRTRIELRQIGVRDEARRIGGYGICGMNQCCNTFIRGFEPISTQHAREQDLPLNPSKISGNCGRLLCCLRYEADVYAVCKKKFPPTGKRVMTKEGEGVLERIDVFHEEGIIRGDDNVRFRCQAKDIEWSNKESGENADDNRNLPVDVNAEPVDEEELKMLEDEDNSEN, from the coding sequence ATGGCGGAATTATACCTTGTCGAGTTCAAAGGCTCCCGTCGGGAGTATTTTTACAATACCTATTATCATAGTATCAATCAGTCGGATTATGTGATCGTCCAGGCGGAACGGGGTGAGAATATCGGCCTGGTACGGACCCAGGTCGAGCAAGAGGTCGATTTTACCGATCGCGATCGTCCCGGATCGATTTTGCGACCGGCTTCCGAAGAAGATAAGGCAACTTACCGCGAGCTCCAGAAAAAGGAAGATGAATATCGCGATGAGGTGATTGAGATTATTGCCCGACACGGACTGGCGATGAAGGTGGTCGATGTGGAATTGCAGTTCGACGGCAACAAGATGACGGTCTATTTTACTGCCGATCACCGAGTGGATTTTCGTGAGTTGGTCAAGGATCTGGCGGCGCGCTATCGCACTCGTATCGAGTTACGCCAGATTGGCGTACGCGACGAAGCGCGGCGAATCGGAGGGTATGGCATTTGCGGCATGAACCAATGCTGCAACACCTTCATTCGAGGTTTCGAGCCGATTTCTACTCAGCATGCCCGCGAGCAGGATCTGCCGTTGAATCCCTCCAAAATATCCGGCAATTGCGGCCGGTTGCTTTGTTGTCTGCGTTATGAGGCGGATGTGTATGCGGTCTGCAAGAAAAAATTCCCACCGACCGGCAAACGTGTTATGACCAAGGAGGGGGAAGGTGTTCTTGAGCGGATCGATGTTTTCCACGAGGAAGGGATCATTCGCGGCGATGACAATGTCCGCTTTCGCTGTCAGGCCAAGGATATCGAATGGTCGAATAAAGAGAGCGGCGAGAATGCCGATGACAACCGCAATCTTCCGGTCGATGTGAACGCCGAGCCGGTCGATGAGGAAGAGCTGAAAATGCTCGAGGATGAGGACAATTCCGAAAACTGA
- a CDS encoding peptidoglycan DD-metalloendopeptidase family protein: MKTRFLILLLTALGFLISPFMSARADNRDDMLDQKEELARIQQEIEDGRQTLDSLKKEELSVQKEVSEYDQRISSNQKIISRLGKQLKNIKGEISSTEQQLGDTQDLFERTRRRYLGNLRQFYIASREPVEAYTSEPNEEIRLKRQAVYLRAIAGLESANIEQTAELLAVTEDRLDNLSGESKKVASLRKQKETATSLDSSRKERREKELATLHRQKTAEADRISMLAQAAEEMEAIVARLEQESRHTTGTSVEAPVTPSILESIKGQLGAPCRGKITTTYGYSTDPITRLKSFSPGIVVSGKTGRAVTAVASGRVVYVGELRGYGNFVIVDHGDQYYSTYAGLGTVSVAKGRMVQTGTTLATAGGDGEVRFELRRGREALDPVKWIKLDAF; encoded by the coding sequence ATGAAGACCCGCTTTTTGATACTGCTTCTGACGGCTCTTGGTTTTTTAATCTCACCTTTCATGTCCGCCCGGGCCGACAATCGCGACGATATGCTGGATCAGAAGGAAGAACTGGCGCGCATTCAACAGGAGATCGAGGATGGCCGCCAGACGCTGGACTCGCTCAAGAAGGAAGAATTGAGCGTCCAGAAAGAGGTTTCCGAATACGATCAACGGATTAGTTCGAACCAAAAAATTATTTCGCGACTCGGCAAACAACTCAAGAATATCAAGGGAGAAATTTCCTCCACCGAACAGCAGTTAGGTGATACCCAGGATTTGTTCGAGAGAACGCGACGTCGCTACCTTGGGAATCTCCGGCAATTTTACATCGCATCACGCGAACCGGTGGAAGCCTACACCAGCGAACCCAACGAAGAGATCAGACTCAAGCGGCAGGCCGTTTATCTGCGGGCGATAGCCGGACTGGAATCAGCCAATATCGAACAAACAGCCGAGTTGTTAGCCGTTACCGAGGACCGTCTGGACAACCTGAGCGGTGAGAGTAAAAAAGTAGCCAGTTTACGGAAGCAGAAAGAAACGGCGACATCGCTTGACTCCAGCCGCAAGGAACGACGCGAAAAGGAATTGGCGACACTGCATCGGCAGAAAACGGCCGAAGCCGACCGGATATCTATGCTGGCGCAGGCCGCCGAAGAAATGGAAGCGATTGTCGCCCGTTTGGAACAAGAAAGTCGCCATACTACCGGGACAAGCGTCGAAGCACCGGTGACACCCTCGATCCTGGAGTCGATCAAGGGACAGTTGGGGGCGCCTTGTCGAGGCAAGATCACGACTACTTACGGTTATTCCACCGATCCTATTACTCGGCTCAAATCGTTTTCCCCCGGTATCGTGGTCAGCGGCAAGACCGGTCGGGCGGTAACGGCGGTTGCCTCGGGCCGGGTGGTCTATGTGGGCGAATTGCGCGGTTACGGCAATTTCGTTATTGTCGATCATGGCGATCAGTATTACAGTACCTATGCCGGACTCGGCACGGTTTCGGTCGCCAAGGGGCGCATGGTTCAAACCGGGACGACTTTGGCCACCGCCGGTGGAGACGGCGAAGTGCGCTTTGAATTACGTCGAGGCCGCGAGGCGCTCGACCCGGTGAAATGGATCAAACTTGACGCCTTTTGA